TCATGCACCAGGACattatattcaaaaaataatgggGTTACCTGTTTTCTccataaacaaataaaatacataatttttcatgattaaatgatacatttttaattaagaaataaacattcaaatttatcctatacagagtgtttcggaagtagtgtcgaacattttagggtattgttcctggatggtAGGagactaaaaatgttgtatttgaaGAGTCCagaactcagcggttatccttttaggtgccattttgtttttttcagttaggaattttcatctcaagaactaaatgttgtattgatctgaaatttggcatgaatatttatgactcaagtttaaaaaatagaataaaaaattttctttataaatatacaaaatggcggccatttataATTTTCGATggcaaatttcacaaaaaccgttcactttccagaaaatttacaagagacaaaaaagttagcaaattctatCAAGACTTTAAGGATACCATATTTATTAAGTTTGGTCAAataataacagagaaattaatacttttcgtactgcatgcttAACCACTTCTCACCATTTAGACACatcaatatttccaattttatttatgatgaagctttgaaactcggtatagTTACATTATGACCATACAGCTGATTtcacaatggttttcagatgatcttgtttgtcttGTGCATGCATGCAGTGCGAAAAGAGATCATTTCTTTGTTATTCTTTGATCAATcttaataaactagtagttctgtgaacagtagacctcacgcagtattatcatccacaagtaccagattgaaagtatagaccttatggaaatacagcaatagactggattctacacacatctgtgtaatcactcgtcagctgatttatgatcaataattctatagtctgatttttactctaatattggcgtatgaaggaggctccttttccttttatattatccttgaaatgcgaaatttccaaaaaccttgtttatacgtcgacgcgcaattaaaaaaggaacatacctgtcaaatttcatgaaaatctattaccgcgtttcgccgtaaatgcacaacatataaacatttaaacattaagagaaatgccaaaccgtcgacttgaatcttagacctcacttcgctcggtcaattaaggaatataataacaaatattttatcaatagaattaataaaatttatagctgaacgacgtcccaaaccataattatgcacatccacactgatacaccaactatttatttgatcagatcatgcttacacaagatttctatagtctgatttttaatctaatattggcgtatgaaggaggctcatttttccttttatattatccttgaaatgaaaaatttccaaaatccttgtacatacgtcaacgcgcaatttaaaaaggaacatacccgtcaaatttcatgaaagtctattaccgcatttcgccgtaaatgcgcaacatttaaacattcaaacattaagagaaatgtcaaaccgtcgacttgaatcttagacctcacatcgctcggtcaattaggtatccttgaaatcatGATAAAATTCGATAACATTTTTGCttcttgtaaattttttgtaaagtgaacggttttcgtgaaatttgcaattaaaaattttaaatggccgccattttgtacatttataaagaaaattgtttattttatttttcaaattagagtctgtatagcataaatattcattccaaatttcagatcaatacaacatttagttcttgagataaaaattcctaagtggaaaaacaaaatggcacctataaggataaccgctgagttttggacacttcaaatacgacatttgtagtctcctatcatccaggaacaataccctaaaattttcgacactacttctgaaacattctgtatattttgttttaatgttcGCAATTTGCAAATACAGTCCCTTCTGTGCCACAATTGTGCACACCACTGCAATCCACATTATGGCAACGGGAGGGACAGAATTTATGACGGCGGTTAAATGCGAATTCTCACATATTAGTATCAGTGTAGGTATCCGGTACAGTAAAAATTCTGTTCATATAATTTCTATTAGGACTATTATTTCATACTCGCTCAGCCGGGCTGAGtggcaatatttttattagaacTTATGgcaattattttttaactgtACACTAATCCTGATATTACTGCacaccaataaaaatataatgccCACGAGTTCTAATTGGATCAGCCCAACATATTCTGtatgaataatatcatttgaacttatgagaattatattttcactgttcataATCACTTTTGTCTGCGAATCCAGCTTAGATCCAGATGAAATAGTCACCGTCGCATTGGTGTACATAAGTCTTCAATCAAAAcgaaatcaattaattaaattaattgctTTTCATTTTACCTGgttcatttataatattgtttccaaCAAAGATTATTCTTTCCAATTAGAAACTAAAATGCTTTAATTCATATATCATTTGTCTAACAGTTGTCTTGTCAACTCTAGTACTTTGATTGTTTTTATTGGAATACTGTTTGTTGCCAAGCTAAGTGTCTCTCTGCTAGCTGAGTCAGGCCGTAAAGCAGGCGCATTCCCTTCTGGCCTGAGTCGATTATTTTTAAACCTCGGCTGGGTCTCCACCTGCTCCCCCTCTTCTCCTCACCATCCTCCTAACAAAACCGATCTCCTCTGCGGCAATAACAAAAAATGAGCACATTTGACTAATCTGGTTATATTTTCGCCTCATCACATGTGCTCGTCGAGTTGGTCCTCTCCAGGCTGTGCTGGAGGGGCCAATCAAATACTTTATCAACGAATTTTGCAAAATTCCGTTCAAAAcatagaaaaagagaaaaatatactGTATTTGATGATGGACTGCTAAGAACACTTTACAGTCTTAGTTCCGCctcaagattatatttattcatttataatatgtATTCCTAAGTACTTTCTAATAATTAGTATATTTTACTAATACAgtagttttaaaaaatgtgtaaaCCTTTTATTTTCTATGATTGTCTGACATGGTCTATATATTCTGGAAATatttatgaccaataaaatatttatttatttatttactattcCATTTGAACAATTACAACATGCATCAAATAAATGATTGGAAGAGAATCTACAGGATAAACCCATAAACTGTTTCACAAATGCATGTTGTACAAACCCATATATATTTGGACACTTAATAATGAGATTAATAACCTACCTGAAACCGGTtgtgttataaaataaaataaaagagcaCTAGTAATTCCATATAATAACACTGTCAATAATTAGCCCTGTAGAAATAAAtgttaatatatattattaaaaaatgttgggTTTTTGCAAGAACCATTTAAGTTTATTATAACGGCTCCTCTACACATGCATTAGAGCCGGTGTAGACGTCATAGCGGTGACGTTTACACTTGACGTTATTCATGAGCGATTTCCTCACGATGTTCCATCTCTGCATGCGACACCGGCTTAAAGACCAGAGTTGGATAACCAGTTTATTTTTACTTAATAAATAAACACCTCTAAATTAATTGGTAGTTATTGGCACTAAATCCATTGAGAGAATAGGctagaattataaaaatttaggtggattaaaatttttattttatacacattatttgattttatattcaatttctaCTGTTTCTATTACCAGAATCTCTCTGTTCGCGATGTCCAAAAATGTCTCTAAAACGTGTTACCAGTATCTCGTAGTTGTAAATTATGTAGACAATTGCCACTGAAATAATACCCACTAAAATAGAATATACTTCTAGTTTTGAATCACCACTTATTAACATTTTTGCCTTGTTTGTTTTAATCTTCTTTACCAATCTTTTACAGTTGCATTTCCCTGAATTCATTTTTCTTGTAAAATACTGAATGAATTTCTACATAATAATCATGAgctaggcctattttaaattgaGAAAAAGATTCAGTCGCCATATTTCTAGAACACTTGCAATTTTTAACCTGCAATATTATCAAActacaattattatgatttttggctaaaattttgttgttgattTATGATGGTTATCAAACGTTCATAAGCAGCTGCTGCTCTTTTGATGGCTTGGCAATGATCAAGGCTAAAGTAGAGTAGATTAATAGAATGTCAAATTTTCCAatgtaatgattatttttattgttataaaatgaaatttgagaTTGAAAATCCCAATGTAGTTTTTTGCAttgtttcttatttttattgcagAGTATTGAGTTCCTGTATCTAAAAGATTAATTATaattagataaaataaaaatctgtaCTGCTCAAAACTAGTTAATAATATAGTTATATCAGCTCAATCACTACCTCCTTGTACGGAGGTTGTGGCTCAATACGTGCTCAAACTGAAAAAAATTGCAACAATAACGATTGTTGGCGGAAATGGTAGCTGTGTATGATACCTTCCTCTACAACGTGTAAAAATTCGACCGCCCAAAAATCCGACTCGTGTCGGGAAATTGTTTTTTGGCCGCCACATTAAAATAAGGCTGGTACTTTTTTCAGTCAGCCCAAAATATCTCTGGAACCATCAATCTGATcgaaattatattgttataagTATTCAacttatattgttatgtataagTATTCTTTCTTCTGTTTTCCAACACTGTAACTATCAGTGgtaaattgtttaaaaatattagaaaatgcaCATCCAACCGTCACATTggtttaataaaaaaataatcgtaCCAGTGAATGATGTAGGAAGATTTTTCTGAAAGTTGAAGTCATTTGGCTGTTGTTTGAAAAGAGCTATATTTAGAGTCTCTCTCCCAGTCGCATGCTTCTCTGAGCTATAATATAGCCTATTAAAACAAACATAGTGGTGAACTCTGTTCATTACTCGTATTTTTCCAACATATGCGACGAACTTCAACCACTTTGTGTGCTTATCATGCACgaaaatttattgcttttcaTCTCAATTTGCAATAAAATCAGCCAGAAGACTTGTAACGCAATCAATCTCGTGAATTGATTCATAACAATGAAGTGAACAAAATAAATTCGGTTACCTGTCTATGAATTCAGTTATTTTTtgctacaaattttcaaaatttaaacttattgttaatatactgaatagAAATTGTCATTAAACCTCTGGATCTTATTATATTTCTGGTAGAAAGGGAGCTTAAATTTTTAACTTAACTCATgtttttcatttctgatttgcatggtactgattgattatatgaatatcttctgaacggtttgagatatcgaagTGCGGTTTTCACTAtccattttctcttgaaattacaTATCAAAATCAtatatcgcatgaccacctccCTATTTAacaaataaagttgcattcaaaaagGCGGaaccaagatggcggaccagccttttaaagtcatagtaaagtagtattttcaattcgagtaacatccccaatcacacccatcttggaatcacttctttttatgagatactaagccgttctcagactttttctctcctttctgctttgaatagtattgattaataatgtgaatatattcgaaacggtttgagatatcgatatgcggtttccgccattcattttttcttgaaattccctatcgaaatcatgtatcgcatgaccaccttcctatttaaaaaaatgaagttgcattcaatatggcggatcaaagatggcggaccagatttttaaagtcattgtaaagtagtttttcaatttgagtaggatccccaatcacaccctcCATCAATTTacttttgtgtatgagatattaagcggttctcggacttttcacccactctgtataatcaaTGATCTCAAGAATCAAGATCATGAGACCTCAAGAAAGAAGTTTTCAAGTAGAAACAAACTATGTATAGTATTTGAAAGATTTCATTTTGATTAGAAGAGAGTGCTGATTTTGAATCTGTTGTTATCGATTCAATGGAAAGCAACTGCCTGCAAATTCAGTCCTTCGTGATATACGTGTCTGCATTTTGAAGGGCTTCATCGCATTAGATCATATTCAGCTCACTGCGCTGTCATTATCCATGAAAACGGCTCCGTCTGCTTTCAAAATGGAAACGGTGAAATAATTAAATAGAACCCCTTCatagaaattcaaatgaataagtAGATGATCTTGAAACTTGATGAGGTATTTTGCAAAGTAGTGGTTGTGacatgattgattgatgattgacatTGAtgttttctcatttctctcttTCAGGAGCACAAGCTTTCTCGAGGAAACACCCCATGTCATGTTGGCTATCCACAATGCTTGTGGTGTTTGCTGGTGGCATGCTCTGCAATGGACTCCTAGGAGAACCTATCCTAGCACCTCTGAAAAACACACAACAATTGACTGTCGCCACTATTGTTTGGTAGAGTTGTCTTTCATTAAACTATATCgtgataaaaatagaaatccagtATCCCtttttaaccttccggcagtcgcgctgttgtaaaaagtacaacagtgtcaggtTTTTTGCTGcccaaaactattgaatggggtggtgtcagtgaatgagtcaacTATGGATTCCAAAACTTTTCCCCCATCACtgcactgagttgcagtatcaaccgagcaatggttcagtctttaggtgccatttagtcgcgacagtgcatattaagtcgcactgtgcataagatagggaaagactgtgtatacggggactgtaaacgaaccaataacaccgaattgatggctttgcttgataaccttattgggctatgaaatggtaatcatccaaatgttcatagtcgtaaaataatccaagaagatggaaaaagtaattatacaattaattaatatgttttaacagtaaacagagtacataacactcggaagattggatgttgtacaaaatacaacacgcgactgctcgtgtgattgagtagggcgcgactaccggaaggtaaaattgtttactcacaacatgtttgaTGGCGAATCAAACTATATCGTGCTTGAAAACATATCTTAAATCTCTTGAAAGTGAAAGAGTGATATCTTTCATTTACtatcattaattaatttagTCCTCAAGTAGTAGGTCTTGTAAACTGTTTAGTGTTGAGTGCGCAAATTAATAGTTTCCAGGGatgatcaaatttcaaatactaaGCCGGATtgccacatatcagtatcagtgtccGTTTCCgttacagtgaaaatattattctcatgagTTCTAATGGGATTATTCTCACTTAGCCCGACCGAGTAAGTATGAATAAGAACTTATGAGAATAATATCTTCACGGAACCGGATATGGACTCTGATACTTATATGTGGGAATCCAGTTTTACTGTTGAATGCAGAAATGAATACTTTCCACGGATGACAAATCTAAAATATTAGAATCATTACTGCACcgtataataaatttataaaaatgaacgTATTTCCCTACcatattatttaatgattgtcttacaatatatttttatgcCTTATTAAATAGTAAGTGTTTTTACTTAATCtactaatattgaaaattgtttgatgttcgaaactttgaaaataaattaatttttataacacTACTCATTGAACATTGAATATACAgaaaaaacttgataattcatgataaataaGTTTTAGGAATTCGTTTGTCGAACGATCAGCATCGTATCTGAATTAGTGGTCAGCTCAGCGGTCGCGTTGATAAGCGATCACTCAAAATTAAATAAGTAACGAGAGCCTAATGCTCCTATTGGCTGGCAGTTTGATTGCTGACTAAAATTCTCCAAGTTAGTCATGTCCTTTTAAGTTCACTTCCAGGGGCCTACGGGGCCTATTGCATTTAtaaatacaaactaataataccaGTATAGTCAGCTGGTTATTAGAATAGGAAATTATTAAACTTGTATTTTATCATGCATTAGGGCTCTCAGGTGGTTCGGAACTCACCTAAAACCATCCAGTTTTGAAAACAAGGAAATTAAACAATTAGCTGAGAAAACTGACTTAAACACCAACAATTTTTTGGAAACCCTGAGGATGATAAAGTTGCAGATGAGGATTGTTCCAAAAGTATTTCGAAATCAGCTTCCAAAGATTCAAGTTGAGTAGAATATTAGGCTGTACTCTCAAAATTCCAGAAAATACCATCCAAAGTAATATTTAAAGATACTGTTCCACTTGCCGTTCCGAAAATACATGAAGAGGCAACCGATAAACGTGATTCCTCCCAGTCTTGAAAATACAAGATATACGGTAAGTCAGATGAATTATGCCTCAAACAATTCTGATGATCAAGATATAGTAATCAAACCTTTTTTAAACCCAGGCGGAAGGATTTTAATCAAGGTTTATTGATAGtacaaaaaaaatgaaataaaaacattattcacATCAAACACTTTCAGAATCAGAAATGAATATTTAGATCACTTTTGTCATTGAGTACAAGAATCCattcaactgattaatttaatttttgtttttcaggtATGTAGTTTTTTACACACCATTCGACATAGGATACAAAGCAGCAAAATTCTTACCCGTCAAACTTGTGTTCTCAGCCATGAAAGAGATTTACAGGTAATAtacaattatcattattagcTTCTCTATTATTAAATCAGAgctatgattaaataaatatttaaattaaaatattactgaattgagtttaaaatcaaattgaagTCTTCACAGTTCACATTCAACGCTGCGATGATAAGCATACCTATACCCCTTGATAAATAGAAACATACACCTAGATAAGCCACAAGTCAAGTAATATGCATCATAATAAagtttggttatttttagtttttcagTTTAgcaaattgatattattgattgttgattgaattGGTGGTGAGACTCTTTGTAAGTTTACCAGTTTGTTAACGAGACCTTTATGAGACCAAACTTATTCTTTCCATGTTGCCTATTTAATGTTTCAGTTAATACTGTTGTTTTAAACTtactattatgaattaatttttcaggTGTAAAAAAGTCTATGATGGTGTAACACACGCCGCTAAGCTTTATCCCAACGCCTACCTAATAATGATCCTTATTGGAACTCTGAAAGGTGAGTATATTGAtagaatattttacaatttattgtgatctatattattttccattatgGATGATGCCCACGTAGGTTTTCTGCCTTGCGTGGGTAATGAAAAGTGCGTAGGTGATTGATGTGATCTCTAAGGCCTGATTTCACCAAAAAAGAAAACTAGATTTTAGCGGCAGTTGGATCCAGTCAGACAATTTTAAATTGGttctgtaatattttttttggtTTAGAATCAACTGTTGCTCAAACCAAGTTTTTGTTCTGGTGAAATTTGAAATGGGGTCTAAATATAGAATTGGGGACAATTTATGAATTAATTCTTAGTTTCTACGAATTGAACAACGATAAAAGaaccaattattttttgtaCGCTGGACATGATTGATCATTTTTGGGATGGTTTGAAATAGAATTTGGGACAAGCCAAAGGGCTGTCAAACCATTTTTCAATGATGGCATGCAACATTTTCTCAATATGCAACTAGCATGACATCTCTAAAAGGTTAAAGAAGTTTAAAAACCTATTGGTTTGGAACCTCAATTTCATCAGGATTTGTTCATTAAACATTCGATGTTGGAATctttgaattttgaaacaatttcataaatttgaaaagtaaaCCATTTGATTAacaattcaaacaaataaaataaatcttgaagaataaatataatcaataCAGAGAATCTTTGAGAAACAACATCCAAGGAACAATATTTGAAGATAAAACACAAATTAATTGGGAAACCTttagggaaaaaattaagaaaaatttattcttattaCATCACAGCAGATAAAAATCACAACATTCGGTCTGCAAATCAATAGATTAATAACTGCTCGTAAGTGTACGTTTCGTATATGGATGCGAGTTTCACCAATACCCACTATTACTTCAGATGTCATCTCATGCATGTAGTGACGTCATAGTGTATCAGAACtccagttgtggggcctgaagtaatagtaggtattggtttcACTCATCTACCTAATACAGTATTAAGAattcttttactttccttgccctattaccataggtaaggaaagtattgctttccgaaaaaaataaggtaccccagtttctaaatttctatacgtttcaaggtcccctgtgtccaaaagtggtttttgggtatttgtgtgtgtgtgtgtgtgtgtgtgtgtgtgtgtgtgtgtgtgtgtgtgtgtgtttgtgtatgagtgtatgtgcgtctgtgtacaagaTATCTCGTctccaatcaacggaatgacttgaaatttgcaacttaaggtccttacactataacaCTATAAGTATcggacacgaacaatttcaatcaaatgcaattcaagatggcggctaaattatacctataatagtcattgataagctctatcaactgccacaagtcccatatctgtagaaatttcaggagcttcgccccatctatgcaaagtttgattttagattcccaattatcagtcttcagatacaatctctacaattaatgtgcagtaacatttttacctaaaaatggaaataagctcgaaattcgaggaaatgtgatgcaaactgttggcaactgttgattctattaaatcattcactatgaagagatagcagacctcgtgtgtctccagcgttatagtcctgccaccagctggctcatatcttagaatagtagacttgagatgcgcgtgagcactagcgtcaggtgatcaattttcatatcggcaaggaaagttgtgtgagtgcgccacaccagatttttttctatgtattttacaAACATGCgaatttatatgaaattctgaTTATTCTATTAGCTTTTGCAATCTAGTGCAAACTGTATGGATATAAAGATTTGCCTCAATATAGGTCTTGTGAAAtaaatgaggtttattatttgaCTAGGCTTTAAAACTCATTGAATATCAGCGTATACTGtattccaaataaataaaatactctaCTTTGAGGAATTTGTTAGGTTCTCGGGAATGGAAGAAGATGTTGATCTCTTATAGTTCAAGAGTCTATTCAGAAATTATTGACATTCacctattcaattttaatacaaCATTTATCACATCAAATATCCATGAAACGTTTCCCTTATCATTTTTTATGTCAAGTTCAATCTGTATCACTTGTGTGGAATAAtctaatttaaattttatgaatgGAATCTATGAAACCTAGTAAACtatagcataaaatttaaacttttagATTAACCACTCACTAATCAAATGATTAGGTCGAAATTTTATGCACCTCTAAATAAAATTTGTGATTCACatgcaataatattatcactttCAGGTAATGGCGCTGGTTTTACAAAACTGTTTGAAAGACTGATAAGAGGTGTTTGGACCCCAACTGCCATGGAGTTCATGCAGCCTAGTTTGTAAGTATATTCCTACTCAGTTtagtttaatttattcattgtaattgatgatataatatgaCATTGATATTGATATCTTATTTATACTGTAGAAACAAATTATAAGTTAGTTGAAGTATTTTGCAACTCTAATTGATACTCAAGTACTATGTAACTCAATTGGTAAaacaaattccaaaaaaatagtttgCTGGAGGCGCCAATGTTTGATAACTTTCGATGGGATGCGAAGCATGTAGCCTACCAATTAGTACTTTTAGTTCCATTTgttttaaatttccaaaaacttgtaAGCTTCAATAACATCAAATCTTCCTGTTGGAGTAATTGGATTACGTCGTATATTTTGTTCTCTTTAGAAATTTTGCCACATGTGTGGTTTTTTCTCTGGAAATACCCTTACTTGACGAATAACTCTTCCTCAAAAAATTATAAGACCAAttatac
The sequence above is drawn from the Nilaparvata lugens isolate BPH chromosome 2, ASM1435652v1, whole genome shotgun sequence genome and encodes:
- the LOC111048239 gene encoding trimeric intracellular cation channel type 1B.1, whose amino-acid sequence is MDPEAFLDLANQVTKLKMFPYFDIAHSVLCALHVREDLGPGAQAFSRKHPMSCWLSTMLVVFAGGMLCNGLLGEPILAPLKNTQQLTVATIVWYVVFYTPFDIGYKAAKFLPVKLVFSAMKEIYRCKKVYDGVTHAAKLYPNAYLIMILIGTLKGNGAGFTKLFERLIRGVWTPTAMEFMQPSFPTKACIVASIIFVLDKKTDLISAPHALVYFGIVIFFVYFKLSSILLGIHDPFVPFENLFCALFLGGIFDSFAKLFGHGAAKDEKTDAKKKE